TGCTTCCCGAGGTGGCGCGCGAACAGCCGTGAGTAGGTATCGTACCCGCCCCCCGGGGAGCTCACCGAGATGATCTTGACCGTCTTGCCCTCGTAGAAGGACGCGGCTCCGGCGGTGCCGCCGGCGGCCGCCATGAGCGCCGCGGCGAGGGCGATGAAGAATATCCGTTGCAGGAACATGTCGAGTGTGCCTCCTGTGTCGAAATGTTGGCCGTTACCGGCCGATTGCTCCGCTATTTGTCCAGACCGACGATCTTCCGGGCGCGGCTCAGCACCTCTGGAGTCATCTGCGTCTTCATGTTGCTGATGAGGTCCGTCAGCCACTTGCCGCTCTTGGGGTTGATGTCCAGGCGGGTCCGCTTGGCATCCGCCAGGAACCCGGGATCTTTCAGCGTCGCCTCGAAGGCCGTCCGCAGGATCCCTACCCGGTCAGCCGGCGTCCCCGGGGGCACGGCCCATGGCCGCAGCATGGCCGCCGGCAGGAGCAGCACCTCCATGAAGGCGATGTCCGAGGGCTTCGTGATCCTCTCGTTCACGAACGGCACCTTGCGTTCGTCCAACTCCGCGTGCCGGTCGAAACCGATGTACGCCATGATCTTGGCGTCCCCGTCGTCGATCATCGACATGCCGGTGGATTTCACCGAGTCCCAGCTCCAGCCCGTCAGCCCGTCCACTTCCTTCTGCAACAGGGCGGCGCGAATGCGCGCCGTTCCCACGTAGCCGGAGACGATCTCCGAGGTCTTGCCGAAGATGTTGTTCATGGCCAGCGGGATGCTGCAGGTGAGGCTGTTGAGCGACGTGCAGCCGAAGATCAGCGGCTTGGTCTTGGGATCGAGCCACTGGTCCATGGTCTGAATCGGGGATTCCTTCCGCACCACCGCGGTGACGGGGCCGCTGTTGGCCAGACCCAACCAGATCATCTTGGTGACGTCGTACTTGATGTCCGGGAAACCGAGGAACTGTGCCTGCGCCACGCCCCAGCTCGGCTGGATGAGGGTAAGGCCGTCCGGCTTGGTCACGTTGTACACGTAGTTGGTGCCGATGAGGCCGCT
Above is a window of Deltaproteobacteria bacterium DNA encoding:
- a CDS encoding tripartite tricarboxylate transporter substrate-binding protein, whose product is MDRRAAWIGLIVAVLLACASTTAAQSFYAKKTVKIVSVHAPGGGYDTYSRLFGRHLGKHIPGKPKVIVVNIPGASGLIGTNYVYNVTKPDGLTLIQPSWGVAQAQFLGFPDIKYDVTKMIWLGLANSGPVTAVVRKESPIQTMDQWLDPKTKPLIFGCTSLNSLTCSIPLAMNNIFGKTSEIVSGYVGTARIRAALLQKEVDGLTGWSWDSVKSTGMSMIDDGDAKIMAYIGFDRHAELDERKVPFVNERITKPSDIAFMEVLLLPAAMLRPWAVPPGTPADRVGILRTAFEATLKDPGFLADAKRTRLDINPKSGKWLTDLISNMKTQMTPEVLSRARKIVGLDK